The following proteins come from a genomic window of Polyangiaceae bacterium:
- a CDS encoding tetratricopeptide repeat protein: MLSGAVLGCSRDHIEAINLANEGDKSLKVNVEGAIQKYEQAIQLDPTNHRILWKLAKAYEKKEDWDKMASTLSRAVQVAPDFANYWFKRGYALVRQAQNGNPDAYEEAKEPLQKCIEKDPNYAECYHFLGESDLWTNDEQGALDNYTKAIEHDPTTAYFYPSLAELLITLKFYKEAEAVLKEGTRIIPPGEKTNNQLYGMYILRFEVAQARDDKTEMVAAMEKAQEVAGDEHPEISFNLGSTYAVMDPPQKEKANRLLKSFVKRACRSANAAKFKEQCETANTLIQKLGGSVN, from the coding sequence ATGCTTTCCGGTGCCGTTCTCGGCTGCAGCCGCGACCACATCGAAGCGATCAATCTGGCCAACGAGGGCGACAAGTCGCTCAAGGTGAACGTCGAAGGCGCCATTCAAAAGTACGAGCAAGCCATCCAGCTGGATCCCACCAATCACCGGATCCTCTGGAAGCTCGCCAAGGCCTACGAGAAGAAAGAAGACTGGGACAAGATGGCCTCGACGTTGTCCCGCGCGGTGCAAGTGGCGCCCGACTTCGCAAACTACTGGTTCAAGCGTGGCTATGCGTTGGTACGCCAAGCGCAAAACGGAAACCCGGACGCCTACGAGGAAGCGAAGGAGCCGCTTCAAAAGTGCATCGAGAAGGATCCGAACTACGCGGAGTGTTACCACTTCCTCGGGGAATCCGATCTGTGGACGAATGACGAGCAGGGCGCCTTGGACAACTACACCAAGGCGATCGAGCACGATCCCACCACGGCGTACTTCTACCCATCCTTGGCGGAGCTTCTCATCACCCTGAAGTTCTACAAGGAAGCGGAGGCGGTCCTGAAGGAAGGAACGCGCATCATTCCGCCTGGCGAGAAGACGAACAACCAGCTCTACGGGATGTACATCCTCCGCTTCGAGGTCGCACAGGCGAGGGACGACAAGACCGAAATGGTCGCCGCCATGGAAAAGGCACAGGAAGTTGCCGGCGACGAACACCCGGAGATTTCCTTCAACTTGGGCAGCACCTACGCCGTGATGGACCCGCCGCAGAAGGAGAAGGCGAACCGCTTGCTCAAGTCGTTCGTCAAGCGCGCGTGTCGTTCGGCAAACGCGGCCAAGTTCAAGGAACAATGCGAGACCGCGAACACGCTCATTCAGAAGCTCGGCGGCAGTGTCAACTGA
- a CDS encoding AgmX/PglI C-terminal domain-containing protein encodes MAKAVLTFALYQGEALQRKETVAQDVVKVGKDPKSHLRVDDEQASRMHAVIEVSGPEDITLIDLGNEPGTMVNGARVNKCKLHVGDQIQVGGTVIVLESAEAAPAEAAVAQAPAVPAPGVPAAAPAQAAAPAQAPAPAAAPAGANPFGGSNPFAGSNPFAAAAASSPFAAASNPFEVSAVNPFAAGAAQQAQLDALKVPDDAPPGTYTYTLIKSGPDVSPDEVELPHVQSVEVMIMWGANVLHVSHLTPPRNFYVGEEQGKNLACDFFIPAEKLGTTRMPVVVGDRTSLAVVIPPGAKGHIELPGQPRMTLDEARAKAQPSAEVSGGHQFPLPGGGRARVEMDNFVFQVNAVNAGKPLKHGVGAGLDWAVFMYFALSFLAHAGLIAAMAFFVPPLGLTDDEDINKDQMFLIQQYLKSAAEREQEEKETEEVAEENADNKEGGTGTRAKGEEGSMGNPTSKATNKRYAVQGPKDNPDPHIARQAALREAQEFGMIGLLNTGAAGDPNAPTAPWGRDTSLGMDDMSARGNMWGDEIGDAFGAGGLGLSGIGEGGGGRGEGIGLGSIGTLGHGAGTGTGQGFGSGHGRLGGAHKTRAPKVRMGATSVSGRLPPEVIQRIVRQNYGRFRMCYEQGLSRNPNLEGRVSVRFVIGRDGSVSNVSNGGSDIPDSGVVGCVVSAYYGLSFPQPEGGIVTVVYPIMFSPG; translated from the coding sequence ATGGCAAAGGCTGTTCTCACATTTGCGCTCTACCAGGGCGAGGCTCTGCAACGGAAAGAGACCGTTGCTCAGGACGTCGTCAAGGTCGGCAAGGATCCGAAGAGCCACCTGAGGGTGGATGACGAGCAGGCGTCCCGCATGCACGCCGTCATCGAGGTGTCCGGTCCAGAGGACATCACCTTGATTGACCTCGGAAATGAGCCGGGGACGATGGTCAATGGAGCTCGCGTGAACAAATGCAAGCTCCACGTCGGTGATCAGATCCAAGTTGGCGGCACGGTCATCGTGCTGGAGAGCGCCGAAGCGGCTCCGGCTGAGGCCGCCGTGGCGCAAGCCCCGGCGGTCCCGGCACCGGGCGTGCCGGCCGCTGCACCCGCGCAGGCCGCCGCGCCCGCTCAGGCGCCGGCGCCTGCCGCCGCTCCCGCGGGCGCGAATCCCTTCGGAGGTTCGAATCCCTTCGCGGGTTCGAACCCGTTCGCGGCCGCTGCTGCGTCGAGTCCGTTCGCGGCCGCGTCCAATCCCTTCGAGGTTTCGGCGGTGAACCCGTTCGCTGCAGGTGCGGCGCAGCAGGCTCAGCTCGATGCGTTGAAGGTACCCGACGACGCACCTCCCGGGACCTACACGTACACGCTCATCAAGAGCGGGCCCGACGTGTCGCCGGACGAGGTCGAGTTGCCTCACGTGCAGTCCGTCGAGGTCATGATCATGTGGGGCGCGAACGTGCTCCATGTGTCGCACCTGACGCCGCCTCGCAACTTCTATGTTGGCGAAGAGCAAGGGAAGAATCTCGCTTGCGACTTCTTCATTCCGGCAGAGAAGCTCGGTACCACCAGGATGCCGGTGGTCGTCGGCGATCGCACGTCGCTTGCCGTCGTGATTCCTCCGGGTGCAAAGGGCCACATCGAGCTGCCCGGTCAGCCTCGAATGACGCTCGACGAGGCGCGGGCCAAGGCCCAGCCCAGTGCAGAGGTCAGCGGTGGACACCAGTTCCCGCTGCCCGGCGGAGGCCGAGCGCGGGTCGAGATGGACAACTTCGTGTTCCAGGTGAATGCGGTCAACGCGGGCAAGCCGTTGAAGCACGGCGTTGGAGCGGGGCTCGATTGGGCGGTGTTCATGTACTTCGCCCTATCGTTCCTGGCCCACGCGGGTCTGATTGCCGCGATGGCCTTCTTCGTGCCGCCGCTCGGTCTCACGGACGACGAGGACATCAACAAGGACCAGATGTTCTTGATTCAGCAGTATTTGAAGAGCGCTGCTGAACGTGAGCAGGAAGAGAAGGAGACCGAAGAGGTCGCCGAAGAGAACGCGGACAACAAGGAAGGCGGTACTGGTACACGCGCCAAGGGTGAGGAAGGCTCGATGGGCAATCCCACGAGCAAGGCCACCAACAAGCGCTACGCAGTGCAGGGGCCGAAGGACAACCCGGATCCGCACATTGCGCGTCAGGCTGCACTGCGCGAGGCCCAGGAGTTCGGCATGATCGGCCTGCTCAACACTGGCGCCGCCGGCGACCCGAATGCGCCCACGGCTCCTTGGGGGCGTGACACCTCCTTGGGCATGGACGACATGAGTGCCCGCGGCAACATGTGGGGTGACGAGATCGGAGACGCCTTCGGCGCCGGCGGTCTGGGTCTGTCCGGCATTGGTGAAGGCGGCGGTGGCCGTGGCGAGGGCATCGGTCTCGGATCCATCGGTACGCTGGGTCACGGTGCTGGTACCGGTACCGGTCAAGGGTTCGGTTCGGGCCACGGCCGGCTCGGCGGAGCTCACAAGACGCGCGCGCCGAAGGTCCGCATGGGCGCCACGAGCGTGAGCGGTCGTCTGCCGCCTGAGGTCATCCAGCGCATCGTGCGGCAGAACTACGGCCGCTTCCGCATGTGTTACGAGCAAGGGCTGTCCCGGAACCCGAACTTGGAAGGTCGCGTGTCGGTCCGCTTCGTCATCGGTCGTGACGGCTCGGTGTCGAACGTTTCGAACGGTGGTTCGGATATCCCGGACAGCGGTGTGGTGGGATGCGTCGTCTCGGCGTACTACGGGCTGAGCTTCCCGCAGCCCGAGGGTGGCATCGTGACGGTCGTCTATCCGATCATGTTCTCGCCCGGCTGA